The Accipiter gentilis chromosome 7, bAccGen1.1, whole genome shotgun sequence genome includes a region encoding these proteins:
- the RHOF gene encoding rho-related GTP-binding protein RhoF isoform X1 codes for MEATNGALPEGAAGGSRDNAAAPSGKKEVKVVIVGDGGCGKTSLLMVYAKGDFPEQYAPSVFEKYTTSVTVGKKEVTLNLYDTAGQEDYDRLRPLSYQNTNVVLICYDVMNPTSYDNVAAKWYPEVNHFCRGVPLVLIGCKTDLRKDKEQLRKLRASKQEPITYNQGEAACQQINAEVYLECSAKCRENIENVFKEATTIALNAMKKAKRQKKRTVCSVL; via the exons atGGAGGCGACCAACGGGGCTCTGCCCGAAGGCGCGGCGGGGGGCTCCCGCGACAACGCGGCCGCCCCGTCGGGCAAGAAGGAGGTGAAGGTTGTGATCGTGGGGGACGGCGGCTGCGGGAAGACCTCGCTGCTGATGGTGTACGCCAAGGGAGACTTCCCGGAG CAATACGCGCCGTCCGTCTTCGAGAAATATACTACCAGCGTTACGGTGGGCAAAAAGGAGGTCACCCTGAATTTGTACGATACGGCag GGCAGGAGGACTACGATCGGCTACGACCGCTTTCATACCAGAACACAAATGTCGTGTTAATTTGTTACGATGTCATGAACCCCACTAGCTATGATAATGTAGCAGCTAAG TGGTATCCTGAAGTGAATCACTTCTGCCGAGGTGTCCCACTTGTACTGATCGGCTGCAAGACAGACCTTCGGAAAGACAAAGAACAATTGCGCAAACTCAGGGCTTCTAAGCAGGAACCCATTACTTACAACCAG GGTGAAGCAGCTTGTCAGCAGATTAATGCAGAAGTTTATCTGGAGTGCTCAGCAAAATGTCGTGAAaacatagaaaatgtttttaaagaagcaACAACCATTGCACTGAATGCCATGAAAAAAGCCAAGCGCCAAAAGAAACGGACAGTGTGCTCAGTGTTATAA
- the RHOF gene encoding rho-related GTP-binding protein RhoF isoform X2: MEATNGALPEGAAGGSRDNAAAPSGKKEVKVVIVGDGGCGKTSLLMVYAKGDFPEQYAPSVFEKYTTSVTVGKKEVTLNLYDTAGQEDYDRLRPLSYQNTNVVLICYDVMNPTSYDNVAAKWYPEVNHFCRGVPLVLIGCKTDLRKDKEQLRKLRASKQEPITYNQLGYYSYKLVSLDKFVGLPS, translated from the exons atGGAGGCGACCAACGGGGCTCTGCCCGAAGGCGCGGCGGGGGGCTCCCGCGACAACGCGGCCGCCCCGTCGGGCAAGAAGGAGGTGAAGGTTGTGATCGTGGGGGACGGCGGCTGCGGGAAGACCTCGCTGCTGATGGTGTACGCCAAGGGAGACTTCCCGGAG CAATACGCGCCGTCCGTCTTCGAGAAATATACTACCAGCGTTACGGTGGGCAAAAAGGAGGTCACCCTGAATTTGTACGATACGGCag GGCAGGAGGACTACGATCGGCTACGACCGCTTTCATACCAGAACACAAATGTCGTGTTAATTTGTTACGATGTCATGAACCCCACTAGCTATGATAATGTAGCAGCTAAG TGGTATCCTGAAGTGAATCACTTCTGCCGAGGTGTCCCACTTGTACTGATCGGCTGCAAGACAGACCTTCGGAAAGACAAAGAACAATTGCGCAAACTCAGGGCTTCTAAGCAGGAACCCATTACTTACAACCAG CTAGGTTATTACTCTTACAAATTGGTAAGCCTTGACAAGTTTGTTGGACTCCCTTCGTAA